The sequence below is a genomic window from Lepus europaeus isolate LE1 chromosome 20, mLepTim1.pri, whole genome shotgun sequence.
tttttaCAGATTTCTAGTGTCACCTCTGTTTTTTTGTACCCCATTTCCTTCTCCAGCATTCATTTTAGAATCTAATAGGAGGAGAATTTTGGTGGCTTGGGTTTATTTAGtttggctttgcttctgatctatcTCAAACCAAGGGCATGTAACTCCTCAGGAGTGGAATATtccactcttttttaaatttgatgtttTGTTCTGCTATCCCTACTGGATGTTCTATTCGATGGATGCTAGAACTCCAAGTCCGTTGCTAATGCCTCTACTTTCCATGTTGGTAGCCCTTGGTACTTTGTAACAGGAGAATCCCCTGACTTTACAGATGTGTTCATTCTGCCAGTCAGCCCATCCATTATGTCTCTAATATCATCCAATTCCCTTTCCTAGTGATGCTGCCCTATCTCCTCTTTGTGGATATCCCTGTGCTTATCCAAAAGTCCCAGTTTGCTTGCTCTGTTAACTGTCAAGCTGACATGTCAGTCCTTCCATTTGCTCAGTGTATTATCTTCTCTGATACTGGTTTTCCTCAAATGCAGGTGATACTAACTAGGTATTTAACTTTCATATTTTAGATGGCCAATCAGCGCACCCATCTATTCTCTCTGCCTTGTTCAAGAGAGAGCCAATGCAGGCTACTAGGGATTGCATGGCCATCTGTTGTGGGTAAGAGCAGGGGAGCAGAGAGGATTTGCCACCAGGATATCAAGTCAACCTGGGTATCTTAGTGGGCAGTCTTACACTTGGAGAAACGCCCATCCCCTTGTGCCCTTGTCAGCCTATTTAGGGCGCTCTTCCATCTTTCTGACCAAGGTCCCAAAACCCACTGCGCCCCCTAGAGGCAGCcgcctgctgctcctgcttcgCGCCCTGACACATCCCTTGGTGGTGCAGAGACCCTCTCTGTTGTTCGAGTTCTGTCTTCTGCATCGTAGGCATCACTCTCTCCTGCTGCTGGCTGTGCTGTTCTGCTGACCTCTTGAGCTGGATTTTCTATTTCAAGCAGCTTCCATTTACCATCCATTTCTTAGGGATTCTTCACAGTTTCCGGACCATGATGAATTCTCCTTATTTTCCAGCCTAGGGGggcagatacatacatacataccttgGGGGACAAGATATTTGGCCTATCAGTGAACAtgttgcttaggatgcctgcatcccacatcagagattCAAgaactggctctgcttctgagtcgagcttccttctttttttaagactgatttattttatttgaaaggcaaagtgacagagagggaaagagagagaaagagagagagagagagagagagatcttccatcaactggttcactccccaaaatgccacaacagcctgagctaggTCTGCCCatagccagaaactccatctggctctccacatggatggcagggggccaagcacttgggcatcatctgctgcctcccaggtgcatcagcagggagctggatctgaggtgggGAGAAGCTCAGACCATCGCTTCCATGCAGCAGCCCCAGCGATCGACCTAAGCTGCCCTTCCCCGAACTTCTTGAAGCACCCTTGGGcattgtgtgtgtgcttgtgtgtcaATGATGCCTTTAGAGTTGGTAAAACTGGAACCAGGGCAGTTAAATAACTTCCCAAATTGAGGGGTGTAGATCGCAGGGAGCCTCAAAGGCCCACAAAGCAGTTCATCATTTATAGGGTAAGTCATGAGGATTTCAGCCAGGAGGACATGATGAGAACATTCTTCTGTAACAAAAAATCTGAGTGGCACTCAGCATAGCGGCTAGGACGCCACtgtggacactcacatcccatatcagagagcctgggctccagtcctagctccactcccagttccaggctcctgcttgtGTGCACCCAGCAGACGAAGACCCAAGGACGtgggtggagacctggatggagttcctggctgctgcctttgacTTGGCCTTgcctggcttctgtgggtatttgaggagtgaaccagcaggcgaaagatatctctctatctgtctttgtgtctctggctttcaaatacattaaatttcaAGTACATTAAATTGgtaacaggaaaagaaaagagagtaaTCTGGCAGTCTGTGCAAAAGATACACTATTGAGAGAATAAATGAACTCATACTTCCACACATACAAAGGAAAGGCCCTGCATGGACCCATAACAAACACACACCAGGCCCTGAAGAATCTGATGAGTACAACAGTCTACACTTATGTCACCAAAGATTCCCAAGATGGCAAAGCTCTGCGAGAGCAGAAATAAGGCCATCATAGACATTGGATTTAGAGACTAGTCAGATATGGAGAAATGGAAGGAACAATGGTTGAGACTAAGATGTCTCCACATTTTCCTTTATGCAGATGCAGTTAAAGAGAAGTCAGTAGGGACTGGCGCCacgggtcactaggctaatcctccgcctgtggcgccagcaccccgggttctagtcccagtcgcggtgccggattctgtcccagttgctcctcttccagtccagctctctgctgtggcccgggagtacaatggaggatggcccaagtgcttgggccctgcacctgcatgggagaccaagagaaacacctggctcctggcttcggatcggtgcggtgcgccggccacagcgcaccagccgcagctgccattggggcggtgaaccaacggaaaaaggaagacctttctctctgtctctctcactgtccactccgcctgtttaaaaaaaaaaaaaaaaagaagaagaagtcagGAGGGAGAACTGCTTCTGGAAACACACTTTGGAGGGGCAGCCTTCCCTAAATGATGCATTGAAAAGTTGCCTAATTGTGTCACAGCAATTGCCTTGTGGTCTAAGTCAGTGGTTCTCAGCTTGCACTGTGTATTACCATCACCTAGgaaactggttaaaaaaaaaatgctgattcgTGGGCTTCCCTCCAAACCACTTGAACTAGGAATCACTCTAAACGTCAGTGGGTATGAACTTGGCAATGATATTGCTTGGATGCTCCCTTAAGGTGAATCTGATGTGCAGCCAGCAGTAAGAACGGTCAAAATCTCATCCTGGAGACACTGTGTTCAGGAAATATGCTCATGATGTTAAAGCTACTGTGTCAACAACTAGTTACTGAATGTTCAGCCTTTTCAACACTGAAGAGTCCTGGCAACAAAGAGAACAAAGATTTTAATACAATTAACAATACGTTAAACCATAAAAGTGGAACCTGTCTCTGAGGAAAAGCATATAAGGCAAAAAGAGCCAAAAAACATACGTGAGTTAATTCCCCAGGTATAAAGCAGGAGGTGATCAGAACATAGGGTTGTCTGAGCTGCTCCCCCCAGAATCTGCCCACAGGCCACACCCCCAAAACCACATTTCTCTAGGAAAATAACTTAAACATTCCAAATAACTGACACACATTTGGAACACAGCTTAAATACACAACACTGACGCTCTTGACCTTGATCCCCACTCTCCTCCAATTCCCGCCTTCTCCCAGGCCTCTCCACGCTATCCCAACTCACCAGGGAAGTGTCTTCATAATTAGCCTTTTGTTCTCTCACTGCTATCTTCAGTCTCCCCAGTAGTACTCTGTTGAGCACATGAACACTCAGATGAATAGTtctagtacacacacacacacacacacctccacatATTCCACCTTCTCCCTTGAACTACCACCTATTACTCTGCTTCTTTTCATCAACAGACTTGAAAACACATATTCCCACATTCTCCATCTCCTTACCACTTTCTACTTCATcccttttaattttgtgttggccCCATTACTCCCCTAAACTTTTTCTCCACACTCATTAGACCCTTACTTGTCTTCCCCCACCTACCCCTCCTGACTTTCTAGAAACCTTTGCATCTAGGGCTTCCATACATTTGTACTGCCCGGAGTGACCTCACTCCCAGGGCCCACGGTGCTGCCTCCTTGGCTGACTGTAGTTCTTCCAGCCCCTATGCGAAGGCTCAATGCAAACAGCTCCTTGACTGCTCTTGGCTTGTCCAGCTGTCCCCAGCAATTGGCAATGCTCTGCTGCCCCCACCTGGCCAAGCCCACGCTCATCACTTCAGAGGTCTTGGCTGGATTCTTACCTGGAAAACCGGGCCAGAAAAGCTTTTCCAAATCTCACCTGCACCTCTGACCTCTCCAACAGGTTCAGCCTTCCTCTCTCTCAACCCCCAGATGAGTCTCTACTGCAGGTCCTGTCATCTCTTCAGGGACTTTGTCCAAACTGAACTCACcgttttttttccaaaaacctttctctctccacccttcTTCAATTTACCTAAACTCAAAACTTGGGTGGCATTTGTGACACCTTTCCTTTTCTTGATATATCTTGTCGAGGATTCCTTGTTGAAACTTCTTTAATAAAACAGGCAGTTtttgggcctgcgctgtggcacagtgggttatcgccctggtctgaagcgccagcatcccatatgggcgccggttcgagacccagctgctcctcttccgatccagctctctgctatggcctgggaaagcaatagaagatggcccaagtccttgggcccctgcacccagatgggagacccagaggaagctcctggcttcgggttggcgcagctctggtcgttgtggccaattgggggagtgaaccagcggacggaagattctctctctctctttctgcaattctgactttcaaataaataaataaatcttaaaagaaaaaaaaaagcaggcatttTTTCTCTTGTGCAGCCTACACCCTTTATCTCTTGATTTAAGAATTGCAATCATCTTCTAATTGGATctcctttctttactttttttccaCCTTGAATCAATTGGACATAAAATGCTCAggtttgtcttttttaaatatgGCCTCATTCAGGTCTCTGCCATAGCTCACACGCTTCCTAAGCTTTCCCATTGTTTCCAGGGCAAAATCTTTGCCTCAAGGATACAGCTGGATGGAAAGTCAGGCCTCAACCAAAGACAAAAGTTGCAGCTGAACTACTGTTGACCCACTTTTGAAATTATATTGTGCATGGCACTCttaaaattgaaggaaaaaaattctaaacaataaTTCAAACATTGCAACTTGAAAACGCCATTGTACTTTTAGCcttcagaaaatgaaatatataagcaaatacaAAATTTGATGGAGAAAATTATTCCTCTTCTCACTCCAACCCCAACCTAGAATAAATTCACATTTTCACAATTGTAATGTGACTAAATAATGTTCAACTAGCTCTGTCATCTTTAGGCTGCGTGAACTCGGACTGGTTGTTTAACCTCGCTGTATCTCAGCTTCCTTCTCATAGAAGGAGAATGACGTTCTGTACCTCAAAAGCTTCTTGAGGGGACAGgcgttgcggcacagtgggtaggCTGCTGCGTgggtcacccacatcccatgtcgcAGTACCACGGTTCGAGTTCTGGTTCCACCttggttccaacttcctgctaacacgaaccccgggaagcagcaagtgatggctcaagtacttgggttcctggtgcccgtgtgggagatgcAATGGATATCCAGACTCCTGGActtggcctgttccagccctggctgttacgggcatttgggaggtgaaccactggatgggagatctgtctctgtctctctgcctttcaaataaaataaaagtaaataatattttaaaaacatttaaacttcatgtgtaatttaaagatttaatttgtaGAAAGCATTTAGACTGTTAGTGCCTGACACGTAGGAAGTAATGATGAGAGTTAGATGATGATTGATGACAACGATGATTATGATGTAAATTATCAGTAGAAACTACACTGTCTATTTTAGAAATACGATTTTTGACTAATTCTCATATTAGATCATAATATTACTGTTAGATACATGAAATTTAAATTATCTAGACTAGTGATATAGTATAATAAGACTATAATTATCTaagcatttaaattatttttccaattttattggtttataattggcaaataaaaattatatatatttaaggtatacaatgtGTTATTTGAcatacaaggatttttttttaagtaggaggaaataaaattaatgcaaaggttctacaaacttttttttaagattcatttatttatttgagaggtagagttacagacagagaagggagagacagagagagaggtcttccatctgctgattcactccccaattggctgcaacagccagagctgcgccaatctgaagccaggaaccaggagctcattctgggtctcccaagtgggtgcaggggcctaagcccctagggcatcttctgctgctttcccaggccatagcagagagctagatgggaagtggagcagcagggactcaaaccggcacccatatgggatgccagtgccacaagtggaggcttagcctactatgccacagtgccagtcccatcacaaacattttgaagtagctTTTTATATGtacacattgtgaaatgattaccagAATTAATTAATATATCTATCATCTCCTTAGTAACTTGTGTGTGTCTACTTGCAAGATCTACTTTTTAAGCaaatttcaaatagaaaatacattacTATCCATTAGCAATATTCTCTATACTGTACGGTAGGACCCAGAATGAGGTGTGTACCCACTGGCTGGCATCTCCCCACTTCTACCACACCCGGGTCCCTCGTCACCTTCCTTCTGCTTTGCTTTGATGaggctgattttttaaattatgtagaacactttttatctattcatttgttgACACACCCTACGACTGTTTTCATATCTTGACTACTGAGAATAATCCTGCactgaacatgggagtgcagctgTCTCTCCAAAATAACGATTCCCTATCCTCCGGATTAATACTCAGAAGTAAAATTGCTAGACCCTATGGTAGttactcccttccttccttcctccctctctccctccctccctccctccctccctcatttccttccttctcccctccctccctccctcccttccgttTTCCAGGAGTAGAGATAGACAAGACAGACTTCTCATTGCTGCATTTTGgctctgatttgcattttcctttgaTTAGTATTGTTGAGCAGCTGTCGTAAGCCTGTTGAGCAGGTTTCATAAACCTTTGGCCATTTGTGgctctttgaaaaaaatgtatattcaggtcctttgcccattttgtaaTTGAGTTATGGGGAGATTGCCACTGTATAACTTCCTTATATATTTCAGATATGTTAACTCTGTATGATACaaggcttgcaaatattttctcccactctgtatgCTGCCTTTTCACTTTATTGGTTGCTTCTCTTGCCATGCAGACTTTTAGtttaatgtaatcccacttgcttatttttgcttttgttgtccatgcttttggtatcatatcttaaaaaaatcattgtcaaGACTAATGTCAtgggaccagggctgtggcacagtgggtaaagctgccatctgcaggggcatcccatatggccaccagttttttttttttttaataggaatcAAGCTTTATTATCGATGATTAAGGAGCACAGGAGAGTGAAGCCCTCATGAGTGGAGGGCCCGCCACTTGTCCAAGGGACCACGACTGGGGATGTATTTGACCCCGCAGCCGTCTGGAATGAGCTGCTTCTCCACCACCATGTCTTCAAATTCATCCGCGTTAAACTTGGTAAAGCCCCACTTCTTTGAGATGTGGATCTTCTGGCGGCCAGGGAACTTGAACTTGGCCCTGCGTAGGGCCTCAACCACATGTTCCTTGTTCTGCAGCTTGGTGCGGATGGACATGATGACCTGGACAATGTGAACTCTGGCTACTGTGCCTTGGGGCTTTCCAAAAGCACCCCGCACACCTGTCTGTGGCCTGTCAGCACCAGCACAGGACAACATCTTGTTGATTCAGATGACATGGAAGGGGTGGAGCCGCACTCGGATATGAAAGCCATCTTTGCCACAGCTTTTTACCGTGTATTTGTTGGCACAAATACGGGCAGCCTCCAGGGCTTCAGAAGAGAGCTGCTCATACTCACCCGACACCACGTGGCCACACAGTGGAAACTCATCCACTTTTGCCTTCTTCCGGCCCAGATCGAAGATACGGATCTTGGCATCAGGGACACCTCGGCAGAAGCGAGACTTAGGGTACAGCTTGTTCTTACAATACCGGTAACACCGGGCGGGGCGGCGGCCCCTGGCGACACCAGGGTCTTTGGGGACACCATTTTctatcatggctgctccacttctgatccagctccctgctaatgcacctgggaaaccagtagaagatggcctaagtccttgggctcctgcacccacataggagacctggaagaagctcctggctcctggctcctggcttcagcctggcctagccctagccactgcagccacatggggagtgaaccagcagatggaggatctctctctctctctctctctctctctctctctctaactatgcctttcaaataaataaataaatcttaaaaaaaaaaaaagaccaatgtcATGAATGATGTCCTGAAGCCTTTGCTGTATGCTTTCTTCTAGGGGTCTCACAGTGTCATCTTTTATTTAAATCTAAATCCATTTGAgttgagttgacttttgtgtgCAGTGTAAGATAAGggtctacttttatttatttttacatatggaTATCCTATTTTCCCATTACATATTCTTGGAACTCTCCATTTACTGAAGAATCTATCATTTTCCTATTTCATATTCCTGGCACTCTATCCAAAATCATGGGTTTACATCTGTAGTTTCTAATCTGTTCTAATGGCCTATGAGGGTATGCCAAAAAGTTAATAGAGGCAactaaaacataagtttatttgtttatttatttatttatttgacaggcagagtggatagtgagaaagagacagagagaaaggtcttcctttttgccgttggttcaccctccaatggccgctgcggccagcacattgtgctgatccgaagccaggagccaggcacttctcctggtctcccaggcaggtgcagggcccaagcacttgggccatcctccactgccttcccgggccatagcagagagctggcctggaagaggggcaaccaggatagaatccggcaccccaaccgggactagaacccagtgtgccagcgccacaaggcagaggattagcctgttaagccatggcgccggcctaaagataagtttattttaatgcaaaaaaattgaaacatccACATGGCCTTccaaattttcatgaaaaatacatattttgtgaaactatgcaggaatttcaaaaatcagttgtaccaaaattaacttatcttttaattctttttccacaaaccttttgataTACCcttgtatgtgtttatttttatggtAGTACCACACTGGGTTGATTACTGTGGCTTtgtaatataattttgaaatcaggaaattgATACCTCCAACTGcattctttttgttcaagattgctttgactatatggtgtcttttgtggttccatacaaatttcagaaattttcctatttctttcaaaaaatgtcattGGGCTTTTGACAGAAATTGTGTTGATCCTGTAGACCACTTTAGTAGCATGaacatttttataagaaattcatgaacatgggatatctccccatttatttgtatcttcaaTTCATTTgatcaatgttttatagttttctgtatgctaatatttcattcattcattcattacatATATTCAAACATGCTTTCTTTTTGATGTTGTTGCAGAAGAAATTGtcttcttaattttgtttttcaatagtCTGTTGTTCAAGTATAAAAAAGTAACTCAGTTTTATACATTGGTTTTTTGTTTCTAAACATTTAgtgaatttgtttatttgcttgaacagtttctgtgtgggtgtgtgatgCCTCCAGAGCTTTCTACATATACAAcaatgtcatctgtaaacagagatcatgatgccttttatttcttgccTGACTATTCTTGCTAGAACTTATAGTGCTATGTACTTACAGTACAATACTATTCTGAGTAAAAGCAGcaaaagtgagcatccttgtcttgttcctaaCCATAAGGAGAAGCTTCCAACTTTTCACCAGTAAATATGATATGCTACACTATGGGCTTGCGATGATAATTGTGTGAGGTATATTCCTTCTATGCTTAATTTGTAGTTTTTCCAAAtgcatcttctttctttttaagatttatttatttatgtgaaagtcagagttacacagagagagaaggagaggcagagagagataaagagagagatcttccatctgctggttcagtccccaattggccacaatggctggagctacaccaatccgaagccaggagccaggggcaggtgcaggggcccaaggacttgggccatcttctactgctttcccaggccatagcagaaagctggatcagaagtggagcagccaggattcaaaccggcacccatatgggatgctggcattgcaggcggcggctttacccactacgccacagcgccggcccttcgaAATGCATCTTCTACATACATTGAAATGCTCATgtgatttttatccttcattatATTACCTTGGTGTATTACACTTATTAACTTGCCTacattgaaccatccatgcatctCATAAATAAATCCCTCTTGACCATGGTATATGATCCTTTCTATGTGAAATTTTCCTAGTGTGTTAATGAGCATCTGTGTTACCAGAGATATTGTATTCTTTTGTCTGGCTTTGGTGTTGAAGCAATCCTGGCCTTGTAAATTGAGTCTGGAAGTGTTCTTTCCTGTTCAGTTTCTCAGATGAATATGAAAAAGATTGGCTATTTGTTCTTGAAATGTAGAACTCATCTGTGAAACCACCAGGtctttgggcttttctttgttgcaaggtttttgattactgattcaCTATCCTTACTCATTATTGATCTGCTCGGATTCTCTATTTATTCATAATTCAGTTTTGATAGGTTGAATATTTCCAGGTATTTATCCTTTCTTCTAGCTTATGCAATTTGAGGAactataatttttatcatagtCATTTAcaatattatgtatttttgtgGTATCACTTGTGTCTCTTAtctcatttttctgattttgtgtatttcttttttctttttttttttgacaggcagagtggactgtgagagagagagacagagagaaaggtcttcctttgccgttggttcaccctccaatggccgccgcggctggcacactgcggcctgcgcaccacgctgatccgaaggcaggagccaggtgcttctcctggtctcccatgtgggtgcagggcccaagcacttgggccatcctccactgcactcccgggccacagcagagagctggcctggaagaggggcaaccgggagaggatcggtgccccgaccgggactagaacctggtgtgccggcgccacaaggcggaggattagcctagtgagccgcggcgccggcccctgattttgtgtatttcaatattttctctctcctttcttagtCTAGGTaaaggtttgtcaattttgttttatctttttaaaaaaaaaaaaaaactcctgatttcattaatttttttcgatcattgttctagactctgtttcatgtatttctgctctcatcttcctgatctgttttttttttttttttattctttccacCTGTTTAGTTTGTTCTATGTTATCAAGGTGTTAAGTTTGggtatttctttgagatttttcttttaacttttaattgCAATTTTCCTCTTAAAATCGCTTTTGctacatcccataatttctggTTTGTTGTGTTTCCATCTCAGTTGTCTCATTATGCTTTTAAACTCCCTTTAAAATTCTTGTTTACTTATTAACAGTTCAGGAATGTTTATCTAACTTCCACAAATCAgtgatttttccagttttctgcCTATTGCTATTTTTAGTTTCCTTCCATTTTGGTGGGGAAAGATTCTTGATGTGATGTCATCCTTAAATTTGTTAGACTTGTTTTGTGTCCTAATGTATGATCTATCCTGGACAATGTTCTATGTGTGCATAAGAAGAACGTGTCTTTTACCACAGTTGGTTAAATATTCTGCATATGTCCATTTGGTCTAGTATAATTCAAATTCAGcatttccttactgattttctttctgaatgAGCTTACCTACTATTATTATATTGCTTATATTTCTCCCTTCTGTTACTAGTTGCTTTATATAGTTAGGTGTCCCAAAATTGGATTCATATTTATAACTGTTACATTATCTTTATGAATTGACATCTTTATTATATAATGACCTTCTTATTTCTTATTATAGCCTTTGACTTAATATCTATTTTGTCTGGCCTAAGGATAACTACTTCTGCTCTGTTTTGCTTTcctttagcatggaatatcttttcctatTCTTTCACCTTTCACTCTATATGTGACTTTCAAACTGAAGTGATCCTTTTGTAGGTAGCATATAGttcagttatttttaaacatctattcactcactctgccttttgtgATTAGAAAATTTAATCCACTTATAGTCAATGTAAGTATCGATAGATAAATACTCACTGGTGccatttgctgattttttttctcgaTGTGTTATAGACACTTAGTTCCTTTACTCCTCTCTTGTTGTCTCCTTTCGTGATTTGATGATTTTTCTATTGTGATGTGTTTTGATTCTTTTCTCTTCAGCTTCTGCATATCTGCTATAAATTATTActttgtggttaccatgaggCATTCATGAAGTATCTTATGATTATTGACAGTCCATTTTAAGCTAACAACAAATTCCCTTGCATATAAAGCTACATTTTTACTGTCTCCtctactttttgtttttggtgtCACAATTTGCTTCTTTTTATATCATATATCCACAAACAATTATTGACTGTATTTAGCCTTTGTACAATTAACCTTTATGTAATTAACCTTTATACAATAGCTTAAGTGTTTATATACCATTACAGTGTTAGGGATTCTAAATGTGACTACATACTTTACCAATGAGTTTTGTACTTTCATATGTATTCATTTTACCAATTAATTATCACTTGATTCAGCTAAAAGAACTTCTTTCTGCATATTGCATATTTTTGATAGGCAAATCTAATGGTGATGCTCTCCTTCCACTTGTTTCTTTAGAAAAGTCTGTATATCTCCTTTGTTTCTGAAAACATGTTAGCTGGGTAAAGTAATTTTGACTGTcaagtttgctttttctttctttactttgacTATATCACCTTTCTCTCTCCTAGACTGCAAATTtgggagaaactctgcaagacattggcacaggcaaaaacatcttggaaaagaccccagaagtacaggcaatccaatccaaaattgacaaatgggattacatcaagctagaaggttctgtactgcaaaagaaacactcaacaaagttgaggcaaccgacagaatgggagaaaatatttgcaaactatgcaactgataaacggttaatatccagaatctataaagagctcaagaaattcaacaacaagaaGATAAAcaactgagttaaaaaaaaaaagggcaaaggactcgaacaggcatttttcaagagagaaaattcaaatgaccaacagacacatgaagaaatgctcagaatcactagtcatcagagaaatgcagatcaatGATGTTTCacttcattccagttagaatggctacaacaaatgctggcgaggaaaTGGGGGGAAAGGTCCCCTA
It includes:
- the LOC133749158 gene encoding large ribosomal subunit protein uL16-like → MLSCAGADRPQTGVRGAFGKPQGTVARVHIVQVIMSIRTKLQNKEHVVEALRRAKFKFPGRQKIHISKKWGFTKFNADEFEDMVVEKQLIPDGCGVKYIPSRGPLDKWRALHS